CACCCCAGCATCACTCCCTGTCCCCTCCGTCACTCCAGCATCACCATCTGTCCCCCTGCCTATTCCCACCCATGTCACCGCCTGCCACCCCAGCATAAACGCCTGTTCACCCCCGTGTCACGGCCTGTCACCCCAGCatcactgcctgtccccctgtCTGTCACTGCCTGTCCCACTGCCTGTCACCACAGTGTCACCGTCTGTCCCACCGCCTGTCAGTCCGGTATCACCGCCTGCCACCACAGCATAAACACCTGTTCACCCCGTGTCACCGCCTGTCACTCTAGCATCACTACCTGTCACCCCAGTGTCCCACCGCCTGTCACCCCAGCATCACTGCCTGTCCCACCGCCTGTCACCCCAATGTCATCGCCTGCCAACCTGCCAGTCACTGCAGCCTTTGGCCCTTCCGCCCGCCCCCACCGGCATCTCAGcagcttcttccccccccccacttcccagttTCCACAGGAGCCCCTCCCTCCAGATCCCCCTGGAGTGCGGggggggacagccccccccagcatcctggTTGCATTGTTCCAGGATGACACGGTCTGGTGGGCTGCCATTGGCTGTCGCCATGGAGACCGGGGAGTGTCCCTGGTTACTGACTGGCAGGAGGCAGCGTTGCTGGGCTGGACCCCTCCCCCgagctccctgcgcccccccttTCCCGTGCCCCCGCCATGGGGCAGTAGCCTGGCGGTGGACTCACCCTCCCACCTGCGGCGCCCGCCGGGGCTGAGACcggagccctgcagtggggcccTCACATGACGCAGTAGGGCTCCCGCGGCAGGGCGGGCTCTGTCCTGAGGCAGGGCACGTGGGCCGCCAGCCCCTTCTTCAGCTCCTTGTTGAGCAGGAAGCAGACGATGGGGTTGACGGCGGCCTGGGCGAAGCTCAGCCAGACGGCGGTGGCCAGGTAGCGGGGCGGGATGCTGCAGGCCTTGACGAAGACCCGCCAGTAGCAGGCCACGATGTAGGGggaccagaggaggaggaagaggacggtGATGACGTAGAACATTTTCCCCAGCCGCTTCTCCGCCTTGAACTCCTCCACGCCCAGCAGGCGGCGGCTGGCGGAGTGGCCGTTCTGCCGCACGCCTAGCAGCGTGGGCGGCATGGGGCCCCGGCCGAAGCCGGCGATCCAATTGGCGGCCGCCTGGCCGGTGGCGCCCGGCCCGTGGAACGTCCAGTTCTGGCTGATGGCCGGCACCATCTGCACCGGCTTCATCTTGCGGTGCCGGTACTCGAAGCACAGCAGCTTGCCGTACACGGCGTGGGTGGCGCCCAGCAGCACGGCCAGCATGAGCATGAAGCCCAGCGTGTCGTTGGCCTTGACGTAGCGGTGCTCGAAGATGCACTGCTCCTCCTCCCGGATGAACTTGTAGGTGCCCACGTCGAAGACGGGCGGGAAGGCCATGGCCACCGAGAGGGTCCACACCATGCAGATGACGGCCACGCACGTCCACAGCGTCATGCGCTTGGCGTAGAAGCGGTGGTGGGCCACGGCCATGTACCGCGTCACGCTGATGCAGAAGAGCAGGAAGGCGGCGTGGAAGCAGAAGAGGACGGCCAGGAAGGCCACCACCTTGCAGCTGAGCGGGCTGTGGGTCCAGGCCGAGCCGTGGCGGATGGAGACCAGGACGAAGGGGAAGCAGACGGCCGCCCGCACCGCGTCGGCCAGGCACAGGTCCAGCAGGAAGTAGTAGGGCGCCCGGTGCAGGCCGCGTTCCTTCAGCACCAGCAGGGCCAGCGCCAGGTTCCCCGCCAGGCTCACGCAGATgatcagccccagcagcagcagcttggcGTAGGTGGAGGCCGCCGGGGGGCCCGGCAGGCCCGGCTCGTCCGCCTCGCTGGCATTAGCCATCTCCGCCCGGCAGGGCCGCTGGGGCTAGCGGGGGCGGCCCATGGCCCCAGGACGGCTGCAGGAGAGAGACGGGATCGTCGGGGGAGTCCGGCCCTGCTGCCGTGCCCCCGCCTAGCCTGGGAATCGCAgggccccatctcctgcccctcaccctggcacGGAGGCCGATGCGGTTACGCCCACTCGCTGTCACCGCCGCCCTCGTGCTCACACACATACGCGGTCACACCCGCGCCATCTTGTCAACCGCCATGacgctgacacacacacacacacacacacttgtcctGCCAATCACCCTGACGCAGTCACACTCACACCCAGTCATTCAGTTAATTGATctgacactgacacacacacattcgGCCTGTCAACCACCCTGACACTGTCACGCTCACATCCAGTCCTGTCAACTGTCCTGATGCTGTCACACTAACATCCAGTCATCCTGTTAACCACGGTGATACTGTCACGCTCACACCCAGTCATTCTGTCAATTAACCTGACgctgacatacacacacactcgtcCTGTCAACTGCCCTGACACTGTCATGGTCACACCCAGTCATTCTGTCAACCGCCATgatgctgacacacacacacacacacacacacacacacacacactcgtcctACCAATCACCCTGACACTGTCTCACACACACCCAGGCATTCTGTCAGCCAGCCTGATGCTGTCACACTCACACCCAGTCAACCTACCTGATGctgacacacacatacattcatCCTGTCAACTGCCCTGACGCTGACACACCCCCCCGTCAATCTGTCAAATGACTGATGCTGACACACTCACACCCAGTCATTCTGTCAACCGACCTGACGCTGACACACTCATATATTTGTCCTGTCAACCGCCCTGACACTGTCATGCTCACATCCAGTCCTTCTGTCAACTGATCTGaggctgacacacacacatatttgtcCTGTCAACCGCCCTGACGCTGTCACACTCAAATCCAGTCCTTCTGTCAACTGATCTGAGGCTGACACACTCATGCAGAGTCATCCTGTCAACCGCCCTgatgctgacacacacacacacacacacacacacgtcctgtCAACTGGCCTGATGCTGTCACACTCACATCCAATCATCCTGTCAACCACAGTGATACTGTCACACTCACACCCAGTCATTCTGTCAACTGCCCTgactctgacacacacacattcgTCCTGCCAATCGCCCTGACGCTGTCTCACACACACCCAGTCATTCTGTCAAGCGACCtgagactgacacacacacacacacacacacactcgtcctGTCAACTGCGGTGATACTATCACACTCACACCCAGTCATTCTGTAAACCGCCTTGATGCTGACACACTCACGCAGAGTCATTCTGTCAACCGCCCTGACACTGATATGCTCACATCCAGTCATTCTGTCAACTGCTCTGATGCTGACATTCACGAGCAGTCGTCCTGTCAACAGCCCTGATACTGTCATGCTCACACCTAATCATTCTGTCAACTACCCTGATGCTTACACACGTATATTCATCCTGTCTACTGCCCTGATGctgacacactcacacacattcGTCCAGGCAACCGCCTTGACACTGTCATGGTCACACCAGTCATTCTGTCAACTGCCCTGGTGCTGACATGCTCACACACATTTGTTGTGTCACTGTCCCTGATGCTGACAAGCTCATGCACAGTCATTGTCACAACTGCACCAATGTGGACACGCTCACACAGTCATCCCATCAACCATCCTGACACTGACACGCTCATGCCCAGTTGGTCTCACACCCACACATGCTGACACCCAGCGGTTGTCACACCCGCACACGCTGACACCCAGCAGTTGTCACACCCGCACACGTGGACATACTCACTCCCCATCATCACAGCTCCACCAATGTGATCATGCTCAGGCACAATTGTCCTGTTGGCTGCCCTGACGCTGTTACGCTCACGCACAGTCGTCCTGTCAGCCGCCCTGCTGATGACATGTTCATGCACAGTTGTCACAGCAGCACATGCAGACACTCTCACACCCGCGCACGCTGACACGCTCTGCACCACTGTGCACACGCTCATGCACAGGCAACCTCCTAGCTGCTGGGCACTGACACAGTCTCCCAGTCCCGTGTCCACTGACCCTCGCAGGGAGATGCTCACAGACCTGCCGCCACACTCGTGACCCCTCCGCCGCCGCGGACTGAGCTGCGCACAAGCGCCTGCTGCCCCGCTGAGCCCCGTCCGCTCACACTTGGCTGCCCTCACACCTTGGAGGGCTAAACAGTCCGGCCACCAGGCCCCTTCCGCCCACCCCCAGTGCTTTGAAGGGGTCCCTCGCACACGCTTGTGCACACAGCCCCCGCCATGCCGGGCTCAGCCCTCTCAGCGGGGCCACAGGGCCGACCGGGCTGAGTCACGTGTACCCCCCGCCCAGAGCAAAGGAGAGCGACCCTGCCCCCCTGCTTAGGCCAGGGGAGTCACCCCGAGTCCTGTGCCCCCCGAGCATCAACCCAGGGCCCACGGTGTCACCTTGCCACCTCCCAACTGCTcccagacaaaggctgctccccCCAGTACATGGGGCGCACGGCCACAGCCCCACACAAAGCACCACAGGATGGGCACGCATGCACTGCTCATGCATGGTACACTCGCACTGCTCACATGGTACATGCACACACGCACTGCTCACATGGTACACGCACACTCGCACTGCTCACATGGtacacacacacctctcacaCATGgtacacgcacacacgcactGCTCACATGGTACACGCACACTCGCACTGCTCAcatggtacacacacacacctctcacaCATGgtacacgcacacacgcactGCTCACACGGTACACGCACACACGCACCTCTCGTACATGGTACACACATGCACTGCTCACATGGTACATACACTGCTCATATGGTACACGTACACACGCACCTCTCACACATGgtacacgcacacacgcactGCTCACACGGTACACGCACACACGCACCTCACATGGTACACGCACACATGCACCTCTCGTACATGGTACACGCACACACGCACCTCTCACACATGGTAAACACACTGGTCACATGGTAAACGTACACACGCACTGCTCACACATGGTACATGCACACATGCACTGCTCATATGGTACACACATACACCCACTGCTCACACGGTACACGCACACTTGCACTGCTCACATGGTACAGTTGCACTGCTCACACGtggtacacacacatgcacattgcTCATACATGGTACACGTACACATGCACACTACTCACATGGTACATGCACACACGCGCTGCTCACATGGTACACGCACACACCTCTTACACATGGTACACGCACACTCGCACTGCTCACATGGTACACGCACACTCGCACTGCTCACAGGGTACACGCACACACCTCTCACACATGGTACACGCACACACGCACCTCTCGTACATTGGTACACACATGCACTGCTCACATGGTACATACACTGCTCACACggtacacgtacacacacacctctcacaCATGGTACACACACATCTCTCACACATGATACACACATGTACTGCTCACATGGTACACACACGCACTCACCTCTCACACATGGTACACACACTGCTCACATGGTAAACGTACACACGCACTGCTCACACATGGTACACGCACACATGCACTGCTCATATGGTACACACGTACACCCACTGCTCACACGGTACACGCACACTTGCACTGCTCACACGtggtacacacacatgcacattgcTCATACATGGTACGCGTACACATGCACACTACTCACATGGTACATGCACACACGCGCTGCTCACACATGGTACACTCGCACTGCTCACATGGTACACACAGGTAGACGCTGCTCACACgtggtacacacacacatacacattgctCATACATGGTACACACGCACACCCACTGCTCACACGTGgtacacgcacacacgcactGCTCACACATGGTACACTCGCACTGCTCACATGGTACACACAGGTAGACACTGCTCACACgtggtacacacacacatacacattgctCATACATGGTACACACGCACACCCACTGCTCACACGTGgtacacgcacacacgcactGCTCACACATGGCATGCACACGTGTGTACACCCCCTAGAACACATCTTCACACACATGGCAGTGCACAGCGTCGACACTCCCCACTGCACACCCAGACCCGGCCACACGGGCAGGGCGCAGGGACCCAGGAAGGGAAACAGCCGGTCCCCAGGACTAAATGCCCCCAACAGGACGGGCGCTGGCTCttggccccaggggaggaggggtgtggggggacaGACACGCCCCTCCAGTGGTGGGGCCAGAgggagggtggggcggggggctgacGTAGGCTGCTGAGGACCAGAGTGGGGCCTTGGGGGTGCAGGAACCTGGAGGACAgtgaggggccgggggaggcccgcaggagagtggggggcagaggggacaggtgggtggggggtgtataggctgggggggtcacaggagtgggggggcagagagatgtATAGGCCCATGGGGGTATCAGAGGGGGaatgggagggatgggggcagagggatgcaTAGGCCTGTTGggaggcagagggatgtaaaggcctggggggctggaaggggctgtcaggcggagggatggggcggggggtgtaaaggcctgggggtctggagggggggcagagggatggggcggggggtgtaaaggcctgggggtctggggggggaaggagggatggggCGGAGGGGTGTAAAGGCCTGGGGGtctggagggggggagcagggatggggcgggggtgtaaaggcccgggggctggagggggcgggaggaggatggggcgggggggtgtaaaggcctgggggacaggagggggggcggagggatggggcgggggggtgtaaaggcccgggggtctggagggggggcggagggatggGGCGAGGGGTGTAAAGGCCCGGGGGTCtggaggggggggcggagggatggggcgggggggtgtaaAGACccgggggacaggagggggggcggaggggtgtaaaggcccgggggtctggagggggggcggagggatggggtggggggtgtaaaggcccgggggacaggagggggggtggagggatagggcggggggtgtaaaggcctgggggacaggagggggggcagagggatggggcggggggtgtaAAAGcctgggggacaggagggggggcagagggatggggcgggggggtgtaaaggcctgggggacaggagggggggcggagggatggggcggggggtgtaaaggcctgggggacaggagggggggcagagggatggggcgggggggtgtaaaggcccgggggtctggagggggggcggagggatggggcgggggggtgtaaAGGCctcggggggctggaggggggccggagggatggggcggggggtgtaaaggcccgggggacaggagggggggcggagggatggggcggggggtgtaaaggcccgggggtctggagggggggcggagggatggggcggggggtgtaaaggcccgggggtctggagggggggcggagggatggggcggggggtgtaaaggcccgggggtctggagggggggcggagggatggggcggggggtgtaaaggcccgggggggctggaggggggccgGAGGGATGGGGCGGGGTGTGTAAAGGCccgggagggctggaggggggccggagggatggggcggggggtgtaaaggcccgggggtctggagggggggcggagggatggggcggggggtgtaaaggcccgggggtctggagggggggcggagggatggggcggggggtgtaaaggcccgggggggctggaggggggcggaGGGATGGGGCGGGGTGTGTAAAGGCccgggagggctggaggggggccggagggatggggcggggggtgtaAAGGCCCGGGGGTCTGGAGGGGGGCcggagggatggggcggggggtgtaaaggcccgggggtctggagggggggcggagggatggGGCGGGGTGTGTAAAGGCccgggagggctggagggggccggAGGGATGGGGCGGGGTGTGTAAAGGCccgggggggctgtaggggggggCTGTAGGGATGGGGCGGGCGGTGTAAAGGCCCGggggggctggacgggggggggctggagggatggggcggggggtgtaaaggcccggggggctggcgggggggcggagggatggggcgggggggtgtaaAGGCCCGGGGGGCTGGACGGGGGGCGGAGGGATGGCGGAGGGATGGAGCGGGGGGTGTAAAGGCccggggggctgtagggggggcggagggatgggctgggggtgtaaaggcccggggggctggggggggtgtaaaggccgggggggtcggagggatggggcggggggtgtaaaggcccggggggctgggggggggtgtaaaggccgggggggtcggagggatggggcggggggtgtaaaggcccggggggctgtagggggggcGGAGGGTGTAAAGGCCCCGGGGGGCTGGACGGGGGGcggagggatggggctgggggtgtaaaggcccggggggctggggggggtgtaaaggccgggggggtcggagggatggggcggggggtgtaaaggcccggggggctggggggggtgtaaaggccgggggggtcggagggatggggcggggggtgtaaaggcccggggggctggggggggtgtaaaggccgggggggtcggagggatggggcggggggtgtaaaggcccggggggctggggggggtgtaagggccggggggggcggagggatggCGGAGGGatgatggggcggggggtgtaaaggccgggggctgtagggggggcggagggtgtaaaggcccgggggggctggacgggggcggagggatggggctgggggtgtaaaggcccggggggctggggggggtgtaaaggccgggggggtcggagggatggggcggggggtgtaaaggcccggggggctggggggggggtgtaaaggCCGGGGGGTcggagggatggggcggggggtgtaaaggcccggggggctgtagggggggcGGAGGGTGTAAAGGCCCCGGGGGGCTGGACGGGGGGcggagggatggggcgggggggtgtaaAGGCCCGGGGGGGCTGGACGGGGGGCGGAGGGATGGCGGAGGGATGGAGCGGGGGGTGTAAAGGCCCCGGGGGGCTGgacggggggcagagggatggggctgggggtgtaaaggcccggggggctggggggggtgtaaaggccgggggggtcggagggatggggcggggggtgtaaaggcccggggggctgggggggggtgtaaaggccgggggggtcggagggatggggcggggggtgtaaaggcccggggggctggggggggtgtaaaggccgggggggtcggagggatggggcggggggtgtaaaggcccggggggctggggggggtgtaaaggccggggggggcggagggatggggcggggggtgtaaaggcccggggggctgtagggggggcggagggtgtaaaggcccgggggggctggacggggggcggagggatggggctgggggtgtaaaggcccggggggctggggggggtgtaaaggccggggggggcggagggatggggcggggggtgtaaaggcccggggggctggggggggtgtaaaggccggggggggcggagggatggggcggggggtgtaaaggcccggggggctggggggggtgtaaaggccgggggggtcggagggatggggcggggggtgtaaaggcccggggggctggggggggtgtaaaggccgggggggtcggagggatggggcggggggtgtaaaggcccggggggctggggggggtgtaaaggccgggggggtcggagggatggggcggggggtgtaaaggcccggggggctggggggggtgtaaaggccggggggggcggagggatggggctgggggtgtaaaggcccggggggctggggggggtgtaaGGGCGGGGGGGTCGGGGGCCGCAGAGGGGCCGGGAGCTCTCCGGCCCGCCCCACTCACCTCGGTGCCGCTGCTCCCCGCCGTGGGGCGAGCCCCCCAGCTCCCGGGccgctggtggggggagaggccctgcccccctcagcccctccggACGGCGTCGGGTCCCTGCGCCCCGGCGCCCCCCATTGCGCTGCCGGGGTCGGggcgctgccccccagctccccggaTCGGGCTCGGCCCGACGCCTCCTCCCGAGCGATGCGAGGCCGATCCGGAGCGACTCCGGATTCTCCGCCGCCCGATCGGAGCCGGGCGGCTAAATCCAGGCCGGGGCCGCCCCCCCGAGCCCGGCTCGCCCCATCGCCCGGATCCGGACcccggcggggggcagggcgcggcggCTCGGGAGTCGCGCCGGATTCCTGCCGGGAGCGGGGCTCGGGCTCGGCTCGGCTCCCCACAAAGGCGCCGGGAACCCACCGCCTTCCCGGCGGGAGCTGGGCGACGGGGGGCGGGATCTGGGGGGCGCAGATGGACGTGGGGGGCGGAGCCGAGGGGGGGGAGATTCGGGCATCAAGGCAACATCAGGACCAGAGTGGGGGGGCCGGACGCctggttccctcctccccagcgctgctgccccACGACAGCCTCCAGAACCCCCCCGGCAGGGATTGGCTGGCTATGGGGCAGGGGCGGGCTGGCTCCGGGGGGGCAGAgaatggggcagggcctggcccctctagggggcgccgacTCCCTCTGGatctgggctccaggccaggtCAGTCTGGCTTCCGGgatcccccccccagcgccacgaggccggagacccccccagcgccacgaggccagaGACCGCCCCAGAGCCACGAGGCCGGAGACCGCCCCAGAGCCACGAGGCCAGACCCTGCCAAGTGCCACGaggccggagacccccccagagcCACGAGGCCGGACCCTGCCAAGTGCCACGAGGCCGGAGACCGCCCCAGAGCCACGAGGCCAGACCCCCCCAGCGCCACGAGGCCGGAGACCCCCCTAGCGCCACGAGGCCAGACCCTGCCAAGTGCCACGaggccggagacccccccagagcCACGaggccggagacccccccagagcCACGAGGCCGGACCCTGCCAAGTGCCACGAGGCCGGAGACCGCCCCAGAGCCACGaggccggagacccccccagagcCACGAGGCCGGACCCTGCCAAGTGCCACGAGGCCGGAGACCGCCCCAGAGCCACGaggccggagacccccccagagcCACGaggccggagacccccccagcgccacgaggccagaCCCCACCAAGTGCCACGAGgccggagaccccccccagaGCCATGAGGCCAGACCCTGCCAAGTGCCACGAGGCCAGACCCCCCCAGCGCCACGAGGCCGGACCCTGCCAAGTGCCACGAGGCCAGACCCTCTCAGCGCCACGAGGCCAGACCCCGCCAAGTGCCACGAGGCCAGACCCCACCAGCGCCACGAGGCCGGACCCTGCCAAGTGCCACGaggcaagacccccccccccagcgccacgaggccagaCCCTGCCAAGTGCCACGAGGCCGGAGATCCCCCCAGTGCCACGAGGCCAGACCCTGCCAAGTGCCACGAGGCCGGAGATCCCCCCAGTGCCACGAGGCCAGACCCTGCCAAGTGCCACGAGGCCAGACCCCCCCAGCGCCACGAGGCCGGACCCTGCCAAGTGCCACGAGGCCAGACCCCcccagcgccacgaggccagaccccccccccagcgccacgaGGCCGGACCCTGCCAAGTGCCACGAGGCCAGACCCCCCCAGCGCCACGAGGCCGGACCCTGCCAAGTGCCACGAGGCCAGACCCCcccagcgccacgaggccagaCCCCGCCAAGTGCCACGAGGCCAGACCCTcccagcgccacgaggccagaCCCCGCCAAGTGCCACGAGGCCAGACCCTCCCAGTGCCACGAGGCCGGACCCCGCCAAGTGCCACGaggccggagacccccccagcgccacgaggccagaCCCCCCCAGCGCCACGAGGCCGGACCCTGCCAAGTGCCACGAGGCCGGAGACCGCCCCAGAGCCACGAGGCCAGACCCTGCCAAGTGCCACGAGGCCGGAGACCGCCCCAGCGCCACGAGGCCGGACCCTGCCAAGTGCCACGaggccggagacccccccagcgccacgaggccagacccccccagcgccacgaggccagaCCCTCCCAGTGCCACGAGGCCGGACCCCGCCAAGTGCCACGaggccggagacccccccagcgcCACGAGGCCGGACCCTGCCAAGTGCCACGAGGCCAGACCCCcccagcgccacgaggccagacccccccagcgccacgaggccagaCCCTCCCAGTGCCACGAGGCCGGACCCCGCCAAGTGCCACGaggccggagacccccccagcgcCACGAGGCCCCTCCAAACGGACACCAAGGCGGTGGCTGGGAAGATTTTTATTTAGCGCTTCCGACAGCTCCGTGGAGTCACCGTGTCGCCCCTCGTTCAGGtccccccagtgccccaggcCAGCCTGAGACCTGCCTCTCCCGGGGACAGACAGCCCCACAGCCAACCCCCAGCCCGTCTGTAAGCCCCGGCGTGGCGCAGCCCACCCGGAGTCACCAGAACGCGGGCGGGTCGAACGGCAAGGGGCTGCCCCTCATCCCCCCCGAGCGCCTCGCAGCGTCCTCGGGGCCTGGCAGGGTGGCTGCTTGGCCCTGCCCCGCCGTGCTGGGCTCGGGCACGTAGCAGGGAGGGCTGGTAGCCCGAAAGCGGCCAGGCTGCCTCGGCAGGGGCCTCGCGCTGCAACCGACCAAGCTGGGGGCAGGAACTGACCCTCCTCCGCAGCACCAGCTCCTCATGGAGAAGCAAAGCGGGACGATGGGTCACTGCGAGGGAGactggtggggcaggagagcagatggggggctgggagctcactcctggctctggggacacggggggcagagcaggggccggAGCCAGGCCACGGGGTCCGCCCGGCTCCAGGAAGGAAGCGGggactagtggtcagagcaggggccggagccgggaagggagcggggactagtggtcagagcaggggccgGAGCCGGGAAGGGAGCGGGGACTAGTGGTCGGAGCAGGGGCCGGAGCCGGGAAGGGAGCGGggactagtggtcagagcaggggccgGAGCCGGGAAGGGAGCGGGGACTAGTGGTCGGAGCAGGGGCCGGAGCCGGGAAGGGAGCGGGGACTAGTGGTCGGAGcaggggaagctcacagcactgggaCAGACCGTCCGgcggcactgctggggggaagctcacagcactgggaCAGACCGTCCGgcggcactgctggggggaagctcgcagcactgGGACAGACCGTCCGgcggcactgctggggggaagctcacagcactgggaCAGACCGTCCGgcggcactgctggggggaagctcgcagcactgGGACAGACCGTCCGgcggcactgctgggggaagctcgcagcactgGGACAGACCGTCCGgcggcactgctggggggaagctcgcagcactgGGACAGACCGTCCGgcggcactgctggggggaagctcgcagcacctACCTTCTTTGCCCACTGGA
Above is a window of Pelodiscus sinensis isolate JC-2024 unplaced genomic scaffold, ASM4963464v1 ctg221, whole genome shotgun sequence DNA encoding:
- the GPR173 gene encoding putative G-protein coupled receptor 173; translation: MANASEADEPGLPGPPAASTYAKLLLLGLIICVSLAGNLALALLVLKERGLHRAPYYFLLDLCLADAVRAAVCFPFVLVSIRHGSAWTHSPLSCKVVAFLAVLFCFHAAFLLFCISVTRYMAVAHHRFYAKRMTLWTCVAVICMVWTLSVAMAFPPVFDVGTYKFIREEEQCIFEHRYVKANDTLGFMLMLAVLLGATHAVYGKLLCFEYRHRKMKPVQMVPAISQNWTFHGPGATGQAAANWIAGFGRGPMPPTLLGVRQNGHSASRRLLGVEEFKAEKRLGKMFYVITVLFLLLWSPYIVACYWRVFVKACSIPPRYLATAVWLSFAQAAVNPIVCFLLNKELKKGLAAHVPCLRTEPALPREPYCVM